A single window of Gossypium hirsutum isolate 1008001.06 chromosome A10, Gossypium_hirsutum_v2.1, whole genome shotgun sequence DNA harbors:
- the LOC107897610 gene encoding cytochrome P450 84A1, which translates to MSLKLQTMEPLPMAFLFVIPFLLLLRIISRFRKKPFPPGPKGLPIIGNMLMMEQLTHRGLAKLAQKYSGIFHLRMGYLHMVAISNPEMARQVLQVQDNIFSNRPATIAISYLTYNRADMAFAHYGPFWRQMRKLCVMKLFSRKRAESWESVRDEVEKLVRAVSANTGKAVNVGELIFNLTKNITYRAAFGSSSQEGQDEFIKILQEFSKLFGAFNIADCIPWLGWVDPQGLNSRLEKARHALDKFIDTIIDDHIQKRKTKVNGGAGEYFDPDMVDELLAFYSEEAQVNESEDLNSIRVTRDNIKAIIMDVMFGGTETVASAIEWALTELMRSPEDMKRVQRELAEVVGLDRRVEESDLDKLPFLKCCLKETLRLHPPIPLLLHETAEEAIVAGYRIPAKSRVMINAWAIGRDKKSWEDAESFKPRRFMKEDMPDFKGSNFEFIPFGSGRRSCPGMQLGLYTLDLAVAHLLHCFTWELPDGMKRSELDMSDVFGLTAPRATRLYAVPKNRLVCSLF; encoded by the coding sequence ATGTCCCTAAAACTACAAACAATGGAACCATTGCCAATGGCATTTCTTTTCGTCATCCCTTTCCTACTCCTTCTGCGTATCATTTCTCGGTTTCGAAAAAAACCATTTCCTCCAGGACCCAAAGGGTTGCCGATCATCGGCAACATGTTGATGATGGAGCAGTTAACTCATCGTGGACTCGCCAAACTCGCTCAAAAATATAGTGGCATATTTCACCTCAGGATGGGGTATTTGCATATGGTGGCTATTTCCAATCCCGAAATGGCTCGCCAAGTGCTTCAGGTTCAAGACAATATATTCTCCAACAGGCCAGCCACCATTGCCATCAGCTATTTAACTTACAACAGGGCTGACATGGCCTTTGCCCATTACGGACCCTTCTGGAGACAGATGAGGAAGCTTTGTGTAATGAAGCTTTTTAGTAGGAAAAGAGCTGAATCATGGGAGTCTGTAAGGGATGAAGTGGAGAAGCTTGTCAGAGCTGTGTCGGCTAATACGGGGAAGGCTGTGAATGTGGGTGAGTTGATCTTTAACCTTACGAAGAATATTACTTACAGGGCAGCTTTTGGGTCCAGTTCCCAAGAAGGGCAAGACGAATTTATCAAGATCTTGCAGGAGTTTTCCAAGCTTTTTGGTGCTTTTAATATTGCTGATTGCATCCCTTGGCTCGGTTGGGTTGATCCTCAGGGACTCAACTCTAGGCTTGAGAAGGCTCGTCATGCGTTAGACAAGTTCATTGATACCATTATCGATGATCATATCCAGAAGAGGAAGACAAAGGTTAACGGCGGCGCCGGTGAATATTTTGACCCTGACATGGTTGATGAATTGCTTGCGTTTTACAGTGAAGAAGCTCAAGTAAACGAATCGGAGGATCTTAATTCAATCAGAGTCACCAGGGATAACATTAAAGCAATTATTATGGATGTGATGTTCGGTGGGACGGAGACGGTGGCATCGGCGATTGAGTGGGCATTGACGGAGTTGATGAGAAGTCCCGAGGATATGAAGAGAGTCCAACGGGAACTGGCGGAGGTGGTGGGCCTCGACCGCCGTGTGGAAGAATCCGATCTTGATAAACTACCTTTCCTAAAGTGCTGCCTCAAGGAAACGCTGAGGCTTCACCCGCCGATTCCGCTCTTGCTCCACGAGACGGCAGAGGAGGCAATAGTGGCGGGGTATCGAATTCCGGCGAAGTCGCGCGTGATGATCAACGCCTGGGCCATTGGGAGGGATAAGAAATCATGGGAAGATGCTGAGAGTTTTAAGCCAAGGAGGTTCATGAAGGAAGATATGCCGGACTTCAAAGGAAGCAACTTCGAGTTCATTCCGTTCGGGTCGGGTCGGAGGTCGTGCCCGGGCATGCAACTAGGGTTATATACGCTTGATTTGGCAGTGGCTCACTTGCTGCACTGTTTTACGTGGGAGTTGCCTGATGGGATGAAGCGGAGTGAGTTGGACATGAGTGATGTGTTTGGACTCACTGCACCTCGGGCAACTCGACTCTATGCAGTGCCAAAGAACCGCCTCGTTTGTTCACTCTTTTAA
- the LOC107897609 gene encoding zinc finger CCCH domain-containing protein 44 isoform X2 yields the protein MKKMFVLYASMAGVSCFVIAGWHICSTCQKASYYMCYMCTYSLCKDCTKDADYVNVRGNKGFCGLCMRTVMLIENTALGTKEMVQVDFDDQTSWEYLFRVYWTLLKEKLSLSLDEIIKAKNPWKEIASMERPFEDLGASYSKRRKMMKQRKFLNKVESPEGTTGAGEKGHTKEYPSLLDRKEKELAFPLKGGDVLSDIGSRETSIAVHSTEMELSVNKIETDKIWHYQDPLGKIQGPFPMAMLRRWSMSGHFPPGLRIWRASERQEDSTLLTDALDGRYSQVQQLFHNSCVPTEDERDGDVGESWDLNVDQVESKQVEGALNSMQNNANGHCCGNNESAKSKELGSQSSCTTPVHTVTSSTVQRGSPVPHWEPLKGDNYFPGQPRVSSLLPSSTLSAKLCETQSLQVIRGHGVENWDRGSININENLNETSEGQIIAGNVKQEDSEGKSGKSCGQSWRSPLNDASNGWDSNCGLISLARVLEAAEHNHDIDFPDLPTSISKLNHKDLEPQATKSKQSLSSSAHHQDSGPSWSTASSLVGNGPQLSEAAGEWGGYSSTPAKPSVEEWDSDLVPNSSLKQTNLGSDHAATPTSGTGQMAHSSPTDPAENASGWDSIVPEPNEYSFGDESVSDLLAEVEAMESLNGLAPPTSSLRYDRKLVYSAEPDCFCPVGGFSPAPDPGKNDALSSTNDLGMPSGSTLTNEPIGVSRSEVHDARKSSSGHSSTSADMDEDKWPNDASVNRYEAGSDMQVPAPPAAWCMAAIDTTWRAGRETTGTNWEAIQGTPIFHSGGLGQGMRSISWGNSQGTFQDNGSINSGTYWGSQQRYVSSRGPDFQAKDSSYSRDRILMHRHSNYGGPPLNGVDTFRAPPKGLRICKFYERGDCKKGASCSCWHPW from the exons ATGAAGAAGATGTTTGTTTTATATGCTTCGATGGCGGGAGTCTCGTGCTTTGTGATCGCCG GGTGGCACATATGTAGCACTTGTCAGAAGGCTTCATATTATATGTGCTATATGTGTACATATTCCTTGTGCAAGGATTGCACTAAAGATGCTGATTATGTGAACGTAAGAGGAAATAAAGGATTTTGTGGATTGTGCATGAGAACTGTAATGCTGATTGAAAACACTGCCTTAGGAACTAAGGAAATG GTTCAAGTGGATTTTGATGATCAAACTAGTTGGGAGTATCTCTTCAGGGTGTATTGGACTTTGTTGAAAGAGAAGCTATCATTAAGTTTAGACGAGATTATTAAAGCTAAAAATCCCTGGAAAGAAATTGCTAGCATGGAAAGGCCTTTTGAAGACCTAGGAGCTAGTTATTCGAagagaagaaaaatgatgaaaCAGAGGAAGTTTTTGAACAAAGTTGAATCTCCTGAAGGCACAACTGGGGCTGGTGAGAAGGGACACACAAAAGAATATCCTTCGTTGCTTGATAGGAAGGAAAAGGAGCTGGCCTTTCCACTAAAGGGAGGTGATGTCTTGAGTGATATTGGAAGCAGAGAAACTAGCATAGCAGTTCATTCTACAGAAATGGAGTTATCTGTAAATAAGATTGAGACAGATAAAATATGGCATTATCAAGATCCCCTTGGGAAAATTCAAGGGCCATTTCCTATGGCAATGTTACGTAGATGGAGCATGAGTGGTCATTTCCCACCTGGTTTGAGAATATGGAGAGCAAGTGAAAGGCAAGAGGACTCCACCCTCTTAACTGATGCTTTGGATGGGCGGTACAGCCAAGTGCAACAACTGTTTCATAACAGCTGTGTACCAACTGAGGACGAAAGGGATGGAGATGTTGGGGAGAGTTGGGATCTGAATGTGGATCAGGTGGAAAGTAAACAAGTAGAAGGGGCCTTGAACTCAATGCAGAATAATGCGAATGGTCATTGTTGTGGTAACAATGAATCTGCAAAGAGCAAAGAATTGGGCTCTCAATCTTCTTGCACCACTCCCGTACATACGGTCACTTCCAGTACAGTACAAAGAGGAAGTCCTGTGCCACATTGGGAGCCTCTGAAGGGTGATAATTACTTCCCTGGCCAGCCTCGAGTGAGTAGTTTACTTCCCTCATCTACATTATCTGCAAAACTTTGTGAAACGCAGTCTCTTCAAGTTATCAGAGGTCATGGGGTTGAAAATTGGGACCGTGGTTCCattaacattaacgaaaatttgaaCGAGACCTCTGAAGGTCAAATTATTGCTGGAAATGTGAAGCAAGAAGATAGTGAGGGAAAATCTGGCAAATCTTGTGGGCAAAGCTGGAGATCACCTTTAAATGATGCTTCAAATGGATGGGATTCCAATTGTGGTCTCATTTCTCTGGCTAGGGTTCTTGAAGCAGCGGAGCACAATCATGATATTGATTTCCCAGACCTTCCTACCTCAATATCGAAGTTGAACCACAAAGACTTAGAACCCCAGGCTACTAAAAGCAAACAGTCTCTTTCTTCAAGTGCTCATCATCAGGATTCAGGTCCTAGTTGGAGCACAGCTTCTAGTCTAGTGGGTAATGGACCACAGCTTTCTGAAGCAGCTGGTGAATGGGGTGGGTATTCCTCCACCCCAGCGAAACCTTCTGTGGAGGAATGGGACTCTGATCTTGTGCCCAACTCTTCTCTGAAACAAACTAACTTGGGAAGTGATCATGCTGCTACTCCAACTTCTGGAACCGGCCAAATGGCACATTCTTCTCCCACAGATCCTGCAGAAAATGCATCTGGTTGGGATTCAATTGTTCCTGAACCTAATGAGTATTCTTTTGGTGATGAGTCAGTTTCTGATCTCTTGGCTGAAGTTGAAGCAATGGAGTCTCTTAATGGATTGGCGCCACCTACATCAAGTTTACGCTATGACAGAAAGTTGGTTTACAGTGCTGAACCTGATTGTTTTTGTCCTGTAGGAGGATTTAGCCCCGCACCTGATCCAGGAAAAAATGATGCTTTGAGCTCAACAAATGATCTAGGAATGCCATCTGGGTCTACTTTGACCAATGAGCCAATTGGGGTCTCTCGGTCTGAAGTTCATGATGCTCGGAAGAGTTCTAGTGGGCATTCTTCCACGAGTGCTGATATGGATGAAGATAAATGGCCCAACGATGCCTCTGTTAACCGATATGAAGCTGGTTCAGACATGCAGGTTCCTGCCCCACCAGCAGCATGGTGCATGGCTGCTATAGACACCACTTGGAGAGCAGGTCGAGAAACTACAGGAACCAACTGGGAAGCCATTCAGGGAACTCCAATTTTTCATTCTGGAGGTTTAGGTCAAGGAATGAGGAGTATCAGTTGGGGAAACAGTCAGGGAACATTCCAGGACAATGGAAGCATCAACTCAGGCACTTATTGGGGAAGCCAACAGAGGTATGTCAGTTCAAGAGGTCCTGATTTTCAGGCCAAAGATTCAAGTTATAGTAGGGATAGGATCTTAATGCATAGGCACTCAAACTACGGTGGCCCTCCTCTGAATGGAGTAGATACCTTCAGAGCTCCACCCAAAGGGCTAcggatttgtaaattttatgaaCGGGGAGACTGCAAGAAGGGAGCATCGTGTAGTTGTTGGCACCCTTGGTAA
- the LOC107897609 gene encoding zinc finger CCCH domain-containing protein 44 isoform X1 — MENCQQVESAIAMLKPCGDVRDKGNSLNRDQCQEVPDLDDSQKLVGKSDVAVNGVKVVEMSVRKRRRGRPPRNQATVVSSSAPPPQRNNNDEEDVCFICFDGGSLVLCDRRGCPKAYHPTCIKRDEAFFNSKVKWYCGWHICSTCQKASYYMCYMCTYSLCKDCTKDADYVNVRGNKGFCGLCMRTVMLIENTALGTKEMVQVDFDDQTSWEYLFRVYWTLLKEKLSLSLDEIIKAKNPWKEIASMERPFEDLGASYSKRRKMMKQRKFLNKVESPEGTTGAGEKGHTKEYPSLLDRKEKELAFPLKGGDVLSDIGSRETSIAVHSTEMELSVNKIETDKIWHYQDPLGKIQGPFPMAMLRRWSMSGHFPPGLRIWRASERQEDSTLLTDALDGRYSQVQQLFHNSCVPTEDERDGDVGESWDLNVDQVESKQVEGALNSMQNNANGHCCGNNESAKSKELGSQSSCTTPVHTVTSSTVQRGSPVPHWEPLKGDNYFPGQPRVSSLLPSSTLSAKLCETQSLQVIRGHGVENWDRGSININENLNETSEGQIIAGNVKQEDSEGKSGKSCGQSWRSPLNDASNGWDSNCGLISLARVLEAAEHNHDIDFPDLPTSISKLNHKDLEPQATKSKQSLSSSAHHQDSGPSWSTASSLVGNGPQLSEAAGEWGGYSSTPAKPSVEEWDSDLVPNSSLKQTNLGSDHAATPTSGTGQMAHSSPTDPAENASGWDSIVPEPNEYSFGDESVSDLLAEVEAMESLNGLAPPTSSLRYDRKLVYSAEPDCFCPVGGFSPAPDPGKNDALSSTNDLGMPSGSTLTNEPIGVSRSEVHDARKSSSGHSSTSADMDEDKWPNDASVNRYEAGSDMQVPAPPAAWCMAAIDTTWRAGRETTGTNWEAIQGTPIFHSGGLGQGMRSISWGNSQGTFQDNGSINSGTYWGSQQRYVSSRGPDFQAKDSSYSRDRILMHRHSNYGGPPLNGVDTFRAPPKGLRICKFYERGDCKKGASCSCWHPW, encoded by the exons ATGGAAAATTGTCAACAAGTAGAATCCGCCATAGCTATGTTGAAACCTTGTGGTGATGTTAGGGATAAAGGTAATAGTTTGAATCGCGATCAATGCCAGGAGGTTCCGGATTTGGACGATTCGCAAAAGCTCGTTGGAAAATCAGACGTGGCGGTTAATGGAGTCAAAGTTGTTGAGATGAGCGTGAGGAAGCGCCGGCGGGGAAGGCCGCCTAGGAATCAGGCGACGGTCGTTTCATCATCGGCGCCTCCGCCTCAAAGGAACAATAACGATGAAGAAGATGTTTGTTTTATATGCTTCGATGGCGGGAGTCTCGTGCTTTGTGATCGCCG AGGCTGTCCTAAGGCATACCATCCAACCTGTATCAAAAGGGATGAGGCGTTCTTTAATTCAAAGGTGAAATGGTACTGTG GGTGGCACATATGTAGCACTTGTCAGAAGGCTTCATATTATATGTGCTATATGTGTACATATTCCTTGTGCAAGGATTGCACTAAAGATGCTGATTATGTGAACGTAAGAGGAAATAAAGGATTTTGTGGATTGTGCATGAGAACTGTAATGCTGATTGAAAACACTGCCTTAGGAACTAAGGAAATG GTTCAAGTGGATTTTGATGATCAAACTAGTTGGGAGTATCTCTTCAGGGTGTATTGGACTTTGTTGAAAGAGAAGCTATCATTAAGTTTAGACGAGATTATTAAAGCTAAAAATCCCTGGAAAGAAATTGCTAGCATGGAAAGGCCTTTTGAAGACCTAGGAGCTAGTTATTCGAagagaagaaaaatgatgaaaCAGAGGAAGTTTTTGAACAAAGTTGAATCTCCTGAAGGCACAACTGGGGCTGGTGAGAAGGGACACACAAAAGAATATCCTTCGTTGCTTGATAGGAAGGAAAAGGAGCTGGCCTTTCCACTAAAGGGAGGTGATGTCTTGAGTGATATTGGAAGCAGAGAAACTAGCATAGCAGTTCATTCTACAGAAATGGAGTTATCTGTAAATAAGATTGAGACAGATAAAATATGGCATTATCAAGATCCCCTTGGGAAAATTCAAGGGCCATTTCCTATGGCAATGTTACGTAGATGGAGCATGAGTGGTCATTTCCCACCTGGTTTGAGAATATGGAGAGCAAGTGAAAGGCAAGAGGACTCCACCCTCTTAACTGATGCTTTGGATGGGCGGTACAGCCAAGTGCAACAACTGTTTCATAACAGCTGTGTACCAACTGAGGACGAAAGGGATGGAGATGTTGGGGAGAGTTGGGATCTGAATGTGGATCAGGTGGAAAGTAAACAAGTAGAAGGGGCCTTGAACTCAATGCAGAATAATGCGAATGGTCATTGTTGTGGTAACAATGAATCTGCAAAGAGCAAAGAATTGGGCTCTCAATCTTCTTGCACCACTCCCGTACATACGGTCACTTCCAGTACAGTACAAAGAGGAAGTCCTGTGCCACATTGGGAGCCTCTGAAGGGTGATAATTACTTCCCTGGCCAGCCTCGAGTGAGTAGTTTACTTCCCTCATCTACATTATCTGCAAAACTTTGTGAAACGCAGTCTCTTCAAGTTATCAGAGGTCATGGGGTTGAAAATTGGGACCGTGGTTCCattaacattaacgaaaatttgaaCGAGACCTCTGAAGGTCAAATTATTGCTGGAAATGTGAAGCAAGAAGATAGTGAGGGAAAATCTGGCAAATCTTGTGGGCAAAGCTGGAGATCACCTTTAAATGATGCTTCAAATGGATGGGATTCCAATTGTGGTCTCATTTCTCTGGCTAGGGTTCTTGAAGCAGCGGAGCACAATCATGATATTGATTTCCCAGACCTTCCTACCTCAATATCGAAGTTGAACCACAAAGACTTAGAACCCCAGGCTACTAAAAGCAAACAGTCTCTTTCTTCAAGTGCTCATCATCAGGATTCAGGTCCTAGTTGGAGCACAGCTTCTAGTCTAGTGGGTAATGGACCACAGCTTTCTGAAGCAGCTGGTGAATGGGGTGGGTATTCCTCCACCCCAGCGAAACCTTCTGTGGAGGAATGGGACTCTGATCTTGTGCCCAACTCTTCTCTGAAACAAACTAACTTGGGAAGTGATCATGCTGCTACTCCAACTTCTGGAACCGGCCAAATGGCACATTCTTCTCCCACAGATCCTGCAGAAAATGCATCTGGTTGGGATTCAATTGTTCCTGAACCTAATGAGTATTCTTTTGGTGATGAGTCAGTTTCTGATCTCTTGGCTGAAGTTGAAGCAATGGAGTCTCTTAATGGATTGGCGCCACCTACATCAAGTTTACGCTATGACAGAAAGTTGGTTTACAGTGCTGAACCTGATTGTTTTTGTCCTGTAGGAGGATTTAGCCCCGCACCTGATCCAGGAAAAAATGATGCTTTGAGCTCAACAAATGATCTAGGAATGCCATCTGGGTCTACTTTGACCAATGAGCCAATTGGGGTCTCTCGGTCTGAAGTTCATGATGCTCGGAAGAGTTCTAGTGGGCATTCTTCCACGAGTGCTGATATGGATGAAGATAAATGGCCCAACGATGCCTCTGTTAACCGATATGAAGCTGGTTCAGACATGCAGGTTCCTGCCCCACCAGCAGCATGGTGCATGGCTGCTATAGACACCACTTGGAGAGCAGGTCGAGAAACTACAGGAACCAACTGGGAAGCCATTCAGGGAACTCCAATTTTTCATTCTGGAGGTTTAGGTCAAGGAATGAGGAGTATCAGTTGGGGAAACAGTCAGGGAACATTCCAGGACAATGGAAGCATCAACTCAGGCACTTATTGGGGAAGCCAACAGAGGTATGTCAGTTCAAGAGGTCCTGATTTTCAGGCCAAAGATTCAAGTTATAGTAGGGATAGGATCTTAATGCATAGGCACTCAAACTACGGTGGCCCTCCTCTGAATGGAGTAGATACCTTCAGAGCTCCACCCAAAGGGCTAcggatttgtaaattttatgaaCGGGGAGACTGCAAGAAGGGAGCATCGTGTAGTTGTTGGCACCCTTGGTAA